A section of the Bacillus thermozeamaize genome encodes:
- a CDS encoding sporulation protein: MEDRFIVTLVFHFFIAFGILIGGTLTGGLGALIMGQPPMDSMLRLAEQLKLWAIVAAIGGALDAFRILESGVLSGQLSPTIKQLLYILSAFMGANTGMLLIKWMAGEPSS, from the coding sequence ATGGAGGACAGGTTCATCGTCACATTGGTCTTTCATTTTTTCATCGCTTTCGGTATTCTCATCGGCGGCACCCTGACTGGCGGGCTGGGCGCCCTGATCATGGGGCAGCCACCGATGGACAGCATGCTTCGACTGGCCGAACAATTAAAGCTCTGGGCCATCGTCGCGGCTATCGGCGGAGCGCTGGACGCCTTCCGCATCCTGGAATCCGGCGTACTGAGCGGCCAACTGTCACCTACCATCAAACAACTGCTCTACATTCTCAGCGCCTTTATGGGAGCGAACACAGGCATGCTGCTCATCAAATGGATGGCAGGAGAACCTTCCTCATGA